From a region of the Salminus brasiliensis chromosome 4, fSalBra1.hap2, whole genome shotgun sequence genome:
- the six3a gene encoding homeobox protein SIX3a: MVFRSPLELYPSHFFLPNFADRPLLLANSAPSARSPEDLSMFQLPTLNFSAEQVASVCETLEETGDIERLGRFLWSLPVAPGACEAINKHESILRARAVVAFHTGNFRDLYHILENHKFTKDSHGKLQAMWLEAHYQEAEKLRGRPLGPVDKYRVRKKFPLPRTIWDGEQKTHCFKERTRSLLREWYLQDPYPNPSKKRELAQATGLTPTQVGNWFKNRRQRDRAAAAKNRLQHQAIGQNGMRSLSEAGCTPHSSAESPSTAASPTTSVSSMTERVDTATSILSVTSSDSECDV; encoded by the exons ATGGTTTTCAGATCGCCTTTAGAGCTTTATCCCTCCCATTTCTTCCTGCCAAACTTCGCTGATCGCCCCCTGCTCTTGGCGAACAGCGCGCCCAGCGCCAGGTCTCCCGAAGACTTGTCCATGTTTCAGCTACCGACCCTCAACTTCTCCGCGGAGCAGGTGGCGAGCGTCTGCGAGACGCTGGAGGAGACGGGCGACATCGAGCGGCTCGGGCGCTTCCTGTGGTCGCTGCCCGTGGCGCCGGGCGCGTGCGAGGCCATCAACAAGCACGAGTCCATCCTGCGCGCGCGGGCCGTGGTCGCCTTCCACACTGGCAACTTCCGCGACCTCTACCACATCCTGGAGAACCACAAGTTCACCAAGGACTCACACGGCAAACTGCAGGCGATGTGGCTCGAGGCACACTACCAGGAGGCCGAGAAGCTGCGCGGGCGCCCGCTCGGGCCGGTCGACAAGTACCGCGTGCGGAAGAAGTTCCCGCTTCCCCGGACCATCTGGGACGGCGAGCAGAAGACGCACTGTTTCAAGGAGCGGACGCGCAGCCTCTTGCGGGAGTGGTACCTACAGGACCCGTACCCGAATCCGAGCAAGAAAAGGGAACTGGCGCAAGCCACTGGACTCACTCCTACACAAGTGGGGAATTGGTTTAAAAACCGGAGGCAAAGAGACAGAGCGGCGGCAGCGAAAAACAG GCTCCAGCACCAAGCAATAGGGCAGAACGGCATGCGCTCTCTTTCGGAGGCCGGCTGCACCCCCCACAGCTCGGCAGAGTCCCCATCCACCGCGGCCAGTCCCACTACCAGCGTGTCCAGCATGACGGAGCGCGTGGACACGGCCACGTCCATCCTCTCAGTAACGTCGAGTGACTCCGAGTGCGACGTATGA